A genomic stretch from Sesamum indicum cultivar Zhongzhi No. 13 unplaced genomic scaffold, S_indicum_v1.0 scaffold00183, whole genome shotgun sequence includes:
- the LOC105179628 gene encoding uncharacterized protein LOC105179628 has product MADDAEILKLQLNDNPGLTLVTAPLDGTNFLSWSRSVKLGLRSRMKLKFISEDTKKPEENTKEWEQWDRTDSMVTSWILNSISHDIVESFMYTNSSRELWVELENRFGQSNGPSEFRLKKELGALLQGSLTVSAYFSRLKKLWDELSCITYTPKCTCGAAKESADINSHNQTIQFLMGLNELYNHERNQILMMDPVPGVSKTYAMILRVEKEKEEPPNTSQIMAMQVYKRPEFQKKKSLADKRNQVCKQCGKSGHLKEVCFEIYGYPDWYKTLVDQRKKSGTMNNKLTATAQIEEKVHSVVDEKSMSELIRTELQKYFGASEAQTSSSPT; this is encoded by the coding sequence ATGGCCGATGATGCAGAAATACTCAAGTTGCAGCTCAATGACAACCCAGGGCTGACCTTAGTCACTGCACCTCTAGATGGAACCAACTTCTTGTCCTGGAGCAGATCAGTAAAATTGGGACTGAGATCCaggatgaaattgaaattcatcaGTGAAGACACAAAGAAACCGGAAGAAAATACCAAAGAATGGGAACAGTGGGATAGAACGGATTCTATGGTCACTTCATGGATTCTAAACTCTATCTCACATGATATAGTTGAGAGTTTCATGTACACTAACTCATCAAGAGAGTTGTGGGTTGAGCTTGAAAACAGGTTCGGACAAAGTAATGGTCCGTCTGAATTTCGATTGAAGAAAGAACTTGGTGCATTGTTACAAGGCTCCCTAACAGTTTCTGCCTACTTTTCAAGATTAAAGAAACTGTGGGATGAATTATCTTGCATAACCTACACACCAAAATGTACCTGTGGGGCAGCCAAAGAATCAGCAGACATCAACAGCCATAATCAGACCATTCAATTCCTTATGGGATTGAATGAATTGTATAATCATGAGAGGAATCAGATTCTTATGATGGATCCAGTACCGGGTGTTAGTAAAACTTATGCCATGATTCTCAGAgttgagaaagagaaagaagagccGCCAAATACATCTCAAATCATGGCAATGCAGGTGTATAAAAGGCcagaatttcagaaaaagaaatcattaGCAGATAAAAGAAACCAAGTCTGCAAACAATGTGGCAAATCAGGCCATTTAAAAGAAGtttgttttgaaatatatgGTTATCCGGACTGGTATAAGACGTTGGTTGATCAAAGAAAGAAGTCGGGAACTATGAACAACAAATTGACAGCAACTGCACAAATTGAAGAGAAGGTGCACAGTGTGGTAGATGAGAAATCAATGAGTGAACTCATAAGGACTGAACTACAGAAATATTTTGGAGCTTCAGAAGCACAAACATCAAGCTCCCCAACTTGA
- the LOC110011360 gene encoding uncharacterized protein LOC110011360 encodes MKAPEGSNIPKGYVCKLKRSLYGLKQASRQWNQEFTSKLESYGFIQCKHDYCLFTKLTSTGFYCLLVYVDDVLLAGPSEHTLSEIKLYLDRLFTIKDLGEARFFLGLEIARSNQGITITQAKYIKDIVDDAKLASAKATEQYRRLLGRLLYLGFSRPDICYAMQQLSQFMQWPCKGHWDAALNIVRYLKGTMHIGLFFAADSNFDLVSFCDADWAACKDSRRSLTGYCIFLGDSLISWKTKKQTTVARSSAEAEYRSMGSTTCELIWIHNLLKEFQLESPTPIPFFCDNQAALYIVANPVFHERTKHLEIDCHLVRDKYKQGFLLPKHIPSKNQPADLFTKALPGPKFLSLIIKLGLINVLTSPT; translated from the coding sequence atgaaaGCCCCTGAAGGATCCAACATACCAAAGGGTTATGTGTGCAAATTAAAAAGATCTTTATATGGATTAAAACAGGCCTCAAGACAATGGAACCAAGAGTTCACTTCCAAATTAGAAAGTTATGGTTTCATACAGTGTAAGCATGATTATTGTTTGTTTACTAAGCTAACATCTACAGGTTTTTACTGCTTGTTAGTATATGTGGATGATGTACTTCTTGCAGGACCATCTGAACATACTCTTTCagaaattaaactatatttagATCGCCTTTTTACTATTAAAGACCTTGGTGAAGCCAGATTCTTCCTTGGCTTAGAAATTGCAAGGTCTAACCAAGGGATCACCATTACTCAAGCTAAGTACATAAAGGATATTGTAGATGATGCTAAACTTGCATCAGCAAAGGCCACTGAACAATATAGGAGACTCTTAGGTAGGCTTCTCTACCTAGGATTTTCAAGACCTGACATATGCTATGCCATGCAGCAATTAAGTCAGTTTATGCAATGGCCATGCAAAGGACATTGGGATGCAGCACTCAACATAGTCAGATACTTGAAGGGAACAATGCACATAGGTTTGTTTTTTGCTGCAGATTCCAATTTTGACTTAGTTTCTTTCTGTGATGCAGATTGGGCTGCATGTAAGGACTCAAGGAGATCCTTAACCGGTTACTGTATATTCCTAGGGGATAGTTTGATATCGTGGAAAACCAAAAAGCAAACAACAGTAGCTCGATCGAGTGCTGAAGCAGAATATCGCAGCATGGGTTCCACTACATGTGAACTCATCTGGATACATAACTTACTCAAGGAATTCCAACTTGAGTCTCCTACTCCTATCCCCTTCTTTTGTGACAACCAAGCGGCTTTATACATCGTGGCTAATCCAGTTTTCCACGAAAGGACTAAACATTTGGAGATCGATTGTCATTTAGTTCGGGATAAGTATAAGCAAGGATTTTTGCTACCTAAGCACATACCCTCCAAGAACCAACCGGCTGATCTGTTTACAAAAGCTTTGCCTGGACCTAAATTCCTTTCACTCATAATCAAGTTGGGACTCATCAATGTCTTGACAAGTCCCACTTGA